AAAGTCGCACTACTGACTAACACCTGGTTCGCCATGAATGGCGTGCGGAGCAATATCAACAGAACGGTGATCTGGTTGCAGGAGGGTGGTCCCAATAGTGAAAAGGCCATCGCCACGATTAATGCAGCAGATGAAGAGCTGGAAAAAACGCAAAAATGGTATGCGCTGTTTAAAAATGCGGGAGAGATTGAAGGACTGGACAGCCAGCTTTCAACCGATCTTGATAAGTCTTTTGATGATTTTCACCAGCAATTACAGCAAATTATCACTGTCGCTAAGGGGAAGGATCTAGAGCAGATATTATCTTACAATCTTGAGTCTTCTTTTCAGCAAATGCTTCATTCATATGATGCCTGGCGTTCGGCTGCCAATGACATTTCCAGCAAAACCTACGCCGAAAATCAGCGCGTATTTGATTCCATGATCGTCATTCTTTCCTGCCTCGGACTGCTGATGATATTAATGGTATTTATTTGCTGGAATGCATTGCGCACCACGTTGATAACCCCCTTAAATAAAGCACTGCGCTTTATTGATTCAATTAAGTCTGGCGATCTTAGCGGTAAAATTGATACCAACGCCTCTTCTAAAACCGAAATGAACCGACTTGCCATTGGATTGATGGAAATGCAGCAGTCGCTGTATGCCACGGTGAAAAGTGTGCGTACCGGTTCAGAAGTGATACTGGCTGAAATTAGCCTGCTGGTGGATGGCAATAACGACCTGTCTTCGCGCACTGAACAACAGGCGGCTTCGCTGGAGGAAACCGCGGCCAGTATGGAGCAAATCACGCAAACCGTTGCCAGAAACTCAGAAAATGCGAATCAGGCGGCCAGCGTGGCTTCACTTGCAGCAGAAACGGCTGAAGGTGGCGGCAAGGTGGTTATTGATGTGCGCGATACCATCGCCGATATAGAAGAGAGTTCAAACAAAATTTCCGACGTGACAAATCTGATAAAAAGCATTGCCTTCCAGACGAATATATTAGCCCTGAATGCCGCAGTGGAAGCCGCACGCGCGGGTGAAAGCGGCAGAGGATTTGCCGTGGTGGCCGGAGAGGTCAGAAACCTGGCTCAACGCTGTTCCGACGCGGCAAAAGATGTGGAAGGTCTGATCAAAGAGTCTTCCGGGCGCGTTGAAAAGAGCTCAACGCTGGCCGTAACGGCAACAAACACCATCACTGAAGTTGTTGATTCGGCTAAAAACCTCAGAGATATCATTAACGAGATATCCGTAGCGTCACAAGAGCAGAAGACCGGGATTACGCAGGTCGGTATCGCCGTCAACGAGCTTGATAAGCTTACCCAGCTGAACTACAGCCTGGTTCAGCAATCCTCTTCATCCTGTAACTCGTTAAAAGAGCAGGTTTCACATCTGTACGATACGGTTAAATTATTCAATCTGGAGCAGGCGCGCTAAGCCGTTGCGCCCCCGATCTTCTAACTGATGAGTTACGCACGGCCTGATGACTGGCCGTGCGTGCGCGTTACGCCATATTCCTTAAGGCTGCTGGGCCGCACCGAATATCGGATAATCCGGCAGCTTCACGTTTTGCCAGCTTTCCCACCCGCCGCCGAGCGCCTTATACAGCGCCACCAGATCCAAACGACTTTGTAGCCGCGCCTGCTCCGCCTGCTGCTGCACCTGCGCCAGCTGGCGCTGCGCGTCCAGCGCGTCAATAAACGATGACAGCCCCTGACGATAGCTATCACTGGCAAGATGAAAGGCGTTTTGCAGCGCCTGTACGCTCTCATCCAGGCCGGTGACCTGCTGTAGATCGCTGCGATAGCTTACCAACGCATTTTCAACATCCTGAAGCGCCGTAAGCACCGTTTGCCGATATTGCAGCGCCGCGCTGGCCTGCTGCGCACGCGCCAGTTTTACGCTGGAAACCAGCCTGCCCCCCTGGAAGATCGGCAGGGTTACCGACGGCCCGAAGCTGTAAAAATGGCTGCTCCAGTTATCCAGATAGCTGGCGTCGCTGTTACGCATGCCAAACTGTCCGCTAAGCGACAGGCTGGGGAACAGCTGCGCTACCGAAACGCCGATATTGGCCGTGGCGGCATGCAGGCTGGCTTCGGCGGCGCGTACATCAGGACGGCGGCGTGCCAGTTCGGAAGGCACGCCAACCCGTAGCGTCGGTGGTAACAGCGGCAGCGCCTTACGCGGCGTCAGTTCAGCATCCAGCGCGCCGGGCACCCTGCCGGTTAATACCGCCAGCCCGTTCATCGCCAGGTGGATTTGCGCCTGGTACTGCGGCAGCTGTGCACGCAGCGAGTTTAGCTGCGCACGCGCATTTTCTACGTTGGTCTGCGGTGCCAGCCCATTACGCTGCTGGCTTTGCGTCAGATCCAGCGTCTGCTGCGCCACGTCAATTTGCGTTTCTACCGTGCGGGTAATGGCCTGCGCGCCGCGCAACTGCAGGTAAACGCGCGCCACCTCGGCTTCCAGCGATACCAGCGCATCGTTGCGCTCCTCCACCGACTGCTGCTGCCGGGCATCCGCCATCTCAACCTGGCGACGCACCTTGCCCCACAGGTCCAGTTCCCATGACGCATCGAAACTGCCCTGGTAGAGGCCAATCGGTTTCTCCAGGCTGTCCAGCGCCGGGCGCACGCCGTCTGCGTTGTCTATCCCATTGAGCCGCTGGTCGATCCCTTGCGACTCCAGCTCACCTTTGACTCCCAGCTGCTGGCGCGTAAAACGCGCATTGCCACTTACCGAAGGTGCCCATCCCCCGCGCACCTGGTTTAACTGCTGGCGTGCCCCAGCAATGCGCAGCACCGCCTGTTGCAGGGACAGATTGCCCCGTACCGCCCGCTCTATCAGACTATCCAGCTGCGGGTCGTTAAACGCTTTCCACCAGTCGGCACGTGGTGCTGATGCCAACGTCTTTCCTCCCCCCGGCATCTGCTCGCCGTGAAAAGCGGCCGGCGTATTGGCCGCGTGGGGCTGATAATCCGGCCCCAGCGCACAGCCGCCAAGCGACAGCGCTGCCGCTATCAGCACGCCGTTTCCCGGAAAACAAAAATAACAAGGAACCTTCATGTCAGTGTGCTCCCGCACTGCCCTCGCTCTTAATCGGAGCCAGCAGTAAGCAAAATGGAATAAGGATCAGGGCGACAATGCTGAGGCCCATAAATACGTCAATATAGGCAAGAAAACGTGCCTGTACGATCATCTGTTTATACAGCTGCCCGGTGGCAACGGTGAGCGGGTCGCCAGCGCTATGCACAAAGTCCCTGACGCCCTGCGTCCAACGCCCCAGCGCCAAATTAAAGGGCTCGTTAAGCGGAGTCATGCTGTCTGCCAACTGCGCGCTACGTGCCTGTGAGCGCTCGGTGATCATCGCGGTAGAGAGCGAAATACCGATCGATCCGGCAACATTGCGGAACATGGTAAACAACGCCGATGCATCGGCATTCAGCCGCTGCGGGATCGTGACAAAGGCAATGGTGGTCAGCGGGACAAACAGGAAACCCAGACCGATAGTCTGGAAGCTGCGCATCAGCACCAGGGTGGTGAAATCAATATTCGGCGTCAGGGTTGAGGAGTAGATAAACGACACGCCCAGCAGCAGAAAACCAAAGGCAATCAGCAGGCGCGTTTGCACCAGCGGCATCAGCTTCAGTACCAGCGGGATAGAAAGGACGATCAGCACCGCTCCCGGCGATAACACCAGGCCGGACAGGGTCGCGGTGTATCCGAGATCCTGCTGTGCCAGCTGCGGAATAACCACCGAACTGCCGTAAAGAATGGCCGCCATCCCCGCCATCAGCAGGCAGGCCACCGCAAAGTTACGGTCCTTCAGCACATGCAGATCCACCACCGGCCTTTTGGCATACATCAGCCAATAGATAGCCCCGACAATGCCGGTCAGCGCCAGCAGGGCGAAAGTGACAATAAAGCTGGACTGGAACCAGTCAGCGTCTTCGCCGCGATCCATCATCACCTGGAGGCAGCCAAGACCGAGGGTGATCAGCCCGATGCCAATATAGTCGATGCTGAGCTTACCCTTCGCCCATTTGCGCTCCCACGGCGGATCTTCCAGCAGCTGATAAATAGCCAGCACGCTGAGAATACCTACCGGAATGTTGATAAAGAATACCCAGCGCCAGCTGTAGTTATCGGTGATCCAGCCACCCAGCGTTGGGCCAAGCACGGGGGCGACGATCACCGCAATGGACGAAAGGCCAAAGGCCTTACCGCGATCGGCGGGTTTAAAATAGTCCAGCAGCACCGACTGCTGGACCGGCTGTAAACCTCCGCCGAAAAAGCCCTGTAGCACGCGAAACAGAATGATCTGCCACAGTTCGGTGGCTATACCACACAGGAAGGAACAGACGGTAAACATCACGATGCAGATCAGAAAAAACTGTTTGCGGCCCAGCAGGCGGCTAAGAAAGGCGGAGATAGGTAAAACGATGCCGTTCGCCACCAGATAAGAGGTCAAAACCCAGGTGGATTCGTCGTAACTGGCTGATAGCGACCCCGCCACGTGCGGCAGAGCAACGTTGACAATCGTGGTGTCGAGGATCTCCATAAACACCGCCAGCGTCACCGTCATCGCCACCAGCCAGGGATTACTGGCTGGCTTCCAGCTCTGGCCGGAACTCATTCCAGCGTCACCTTCGGTTCAACCGACAGACCAATCGGCAGGGGATGATTGGCGTCCAGGCCGCTATCAATAACGATTTTTACCGGAACACGCTGGACGATTTTCACGTAGTTTCCGGTAGCATTTTCAGTCGGGAAAGCAGAGAAGCGCGAGCCGCTGCCCATCTGTATGCTGTCGACATGCCCTTTCAGCTTCAGATCGGGCCAGGCATCGACGCTGATATCCACTTTGCTACCCGGTTTCATGCGCGCCAGCTGGGATTCTTTAAAGTTCGCCACGATCCACATATCCGCTGATACCAGAGAAAACAGCGAAGATCCCGCCTGCACCAGCGTTCCCACCTGCACATTGCGTTTGGTGATAAAACCATCGTAAGGCGCGCGCACCTCGGTGTAAGAAAGGTTGAGACTGGCAGTATTGAGCTGGGCCTGAGCCTGATCGACCTGACTCTGACGCGCTTCGACGCTGGTTTCCTGCTGCCGGATCTGTAAAGCGACCTGTGAGGCGACGGCAACCTGAGCCTGCGCATTTTTCAGCTCCGCTTTCGCACTGCGTAGCTGGGCACTGGCCGCATCGATATTACGCTGCGAGGTGGCACGCGGATCGACGCCGCGCTGACGTTTATCATCTTCCCGCGCGTTGAGGTAGTTGGCTTCGGCCCGTGCCAGCTGCGCCAGCGCCTGCTCCTTCTGCGCCGGATACTGAACCCGTGCCAGCGCCAGCTGCGCCTGGGCCTGATGTAACTGCGCCACGGCAATGCCAAGCTGCGCCTGTGCCCGATCGCGCTCTGCGCTGGCATCGCGCAGGTCAATCACCACCAGCAGATCCCCTTTCTTCACCCGCTGATTATCTTTCACCTTCAGCTGCGTAATATAGCCCGATACTTTCGGCGCGATGGTCACCGCATCCGCTTCGGTAAAGGCATCATCGGTGGTTTCACTATTGCGGTTCATTAACCAGAACACCAGCGCAACCGCTAGCATGACAACGATGACAATGCCCAGAATAATGAGCGGTTTTTTACCCGGTCGCGAACGGCTTTTTTCATCTTCCTGACCATCTTCTGTCGGGGATGATTCAGTTTGTGGCAGGGATCGATCGTCGGGTGCAGAGGAGGTTTGCTTAGCCATAGTATCCATCGATGCAGGGCGTCGCCAAAACGGGGACGCAATTATTCAGCGTGGTATAACCATAGGAGCAAAATTGACAAATACCAGGAGTTCCTGACAAAAAAGATTTATCTGATGCCACATCCAGCGATTACAGGCACCAGAACCGCAACGGCCAATGTGCCACGGCAGGATATTTTGGGTTTAGCCATGGCGATTTAACGGCAGACCGGCATTAATCGCCGGTATATCAAAGATAATCAGGCGGGCTGGCGCAAGCGACTCTTTCTGAAGCAGAGAGAATGTGAGTGGCACGACGGTAATAAGCGCCACATCATTAGTG
This DNA window, taken from Erwinia tasmaniensis Et1/99, encodes the following:
- a CDS encoding efflux transporter outer membrane subunit; amino-acid sequence: MKVPCYFCFPGNGVLIAAALSLGGCALGPDYQPHAANTPAAFHGEQMPGGGKTLASAPRADWWKAFNDPQLDSLIERAVRGNLSLQQAVLRIAGARQQLNQVRGGWAPSVSGNARFTRQQLGVKGELESQGIDQRLNGIDNADGVRPALDSLEKPIGLYQGSFDASWELDLWGKVRRQVEMADARQQQSVEERNDALVSLEAEVARVYLQLRGAQAITRTVETQIDVAQQTLDLTQSQQRNGLAPQTNVENARAQLNSLRAQLPQYQAQIHLAMNGLAVLTGRVPGALDAELTPRKALPLLPPTLRVGVPSELARRRPDVRAAEASLHAATANIGVSVAQLFPSLSLSGQFGMRNSDASYLDNWSSHFYSFGPSVTLPIFQGGRLVSSVKLARAQQASAALQYRQTVLTALQDVENALVSYRSDLQQVTGLDESVQALQNAFHLASDSYRQGLSSFIDALDAQRQLAQVQQQAEQARLQSRLDLVALYKALGGGWESWQNVKLPDYPIFGAAQQP
- a CDS encoding methyl-accepting chemotaxis protein, giving the protein MLKKVRTSTLVSGIIVVFVLLQCITGGFYLYTSNSNKNSLSTITESNKKVALLTNTWFAMNGVRSNINRTVIWLQEGGPNSEKAIATINAADEELEKTQKWYALFKNAGEIEGLDSQLSTDLDKSFDDFHQQLQQIITVAKGKDLEQILSYNLESSFQQMLHSYDAWRSAANDISSKTYAENQRVFDSMIVILSCLGLLMILMVFICWNALRTTLITPLNKALRFIDSIKSGDLSGKIDTNASSKTEMNRLAIGLMEMQQSLYATVKSVRTGSEVILAEISLLVDGNNDLSSRTEQQAASLEETAASMEQITQTVARNSENANQAASVASLAAETAEGGGKVVIDVRDTIADIEESSNKISDVTNLIKSIAFQTNILALNAAVEAARAGESGRGFAVVAGEVRNLAQRCSDAAKDVEGLIKESSGRVEKSSTLAVTATNTITEVVDSAKNLRDIINEISVASQEQKTGITQVGIAVNELDKLTQLNYSLVQQSSSSCNSLKEQVSHLYDTVKLFNLEQAR
- a CDS encoding DHA2 family efflux MFS transporter permease subunit, whose product is MSSGQSWKPASNPWLVAMTVTLAVFMEILDTTIVNVALPHVAGSLSASYDESTWVLTSYLVANGIVLPISAFLSRLLGRKQFFLICIVMFTVCSFLCGIATELWQIILFRVLQGFFGGGLQPVQQSVLLDYFKPADRGKAFGLSSIAVIVAPVLGPTLGGWITDNYSWRWVFFINIPVGILSVLAIYQLLEDPPWERKWAKGKLSIDYIGIGLITLGLGCLQVMMDRGEDADWFQSSFIVTFALLALTGIVGAIYWLMYAKRPVVDLHVLKDRNFAVACLLMAGMAAILYGSSVVIPQLAQQDLGYTATLSGLVLSPGAVLIVLSIPLVLKLMPLVQTRLLIAFGFLLLGVSFIYSSTLTPNIDFTTLVLMRSFQTIGLGFLFVPLTTIAFVTIPQRLNADASALFTMFRNVAGSIGISLSTAMITERSQARSAQLADSMTPLNEPFNLALGRWTQGVRDFVHSAGDPLTVATGQLYKQMIVQARFLAYIDVFMGLSIVALILIPFCLLLAPIKSEGSAGAH
- a CDS encoding HlyD family secretion protein, which codes for MDTMAKQTSSAPDDRSLPQTESSPTEDGQEDEKSRSRPGKKPLIILGIVIVVMLAVALVFWLMNRNSETTDDAFTEADAVTIAPKVSGYITQLKVKDNQRVKKGDLLVVIDLRDASAERDRAQAQLGIAVAQLHQAQAQLALARVQYPAQKEQALAQLARAEANYLNAREDDKRQRGVDPRATSQRNIDAASAQLRSAKAELKNAQAQVAVASQVALQIRQQETSVEARQSQVDQAQAQLNTASLNLSYTEVRAPYDGFITKRNVQVGTLVQAGSSLFSLVSADMWIVANFKESQLARMKPGSKVDISVDAWPDLKLKGHVDSIQMGSGSRFSAFPTENATGNYVKIVQRVPVKIVIDSGLDANHPLPIGLSVEPKVTLE